In Fluviicola taffensis DSM 16823, the following are encoded in one genomic region:
- a CDS encoding AsmA-like C-terminal region-containing protein, whose protein sequence is MYLIITPILLFSLVVAVVYWKQDALVQELLTTLNKDFKGEIKITDSHVSPFANFPHISIDLENLRIYEDKNDRKKPIIKIQDVYVGFDLWTIISGKTEMKSIKAKDGKIILTQHLDGSLNLLNALSSNKKAEEIEEELHLDLKSIVLDKIDIQKYNEANKVLIDLDIEKATSKFKMIDEVIDAKLNSKFQLSITQRGKPTFIQHKHLQFDTEILFDQVSNLLSINPTEIQLENSFFGIEGKIDIAHEMDLDLKLHGDKPNFNLFIALAPNELIKVFEQYENRGKLFFNASIKGKTLNGQMPAIRADFGCKDAFFSNELTHKKVDGIRFKGYFTTGEKRTMETMEFGISDFSARPETGKFTGLIKVSNFNAPNVDMKLISDFKLDFLAKFINSQELTGLKGNVQLTMKFKDIIDLNHPEKSIEKLNEAYESKLVVKNLSFNSNKLPYKIHNIDVMAHMDGHLAKIDHFNMRAGRSDVSISGHISDLPAIIHHSNIPVTTKLNVVAKRLDIGELSKTDASSKPAADEEVTNLHAQFKFITSAKAITESPTLPIGEFYIDDLYAKLKHYPHVLHDFHADVIIREDNFKVVDFTGQIDQSDFHFNGGITNYNLWFEDKLNGNTTLDFQLNSNKLKLEDLLVYKGENFIPTDYRHEELDQLKFHGNVALHFNHGLQSTDLQLDHFAAKMKVHPLRIDRLDGRFHLENEHLIVQQMDAKIGNSDVHLDLNYYLGKNQELKKRDNLIHVTSNRLDIDQLVNYSEQAPKTTEATSASPKTDHDNVFSIYDVPFPEMEFSLTVNDLKYHKYHITKLNTQFHTKSNHYVSFSKCDLHAAGGEIGMTGYFTATDKKHIYLRPHLKIKNIQLDQLLLKFDNFGQDHVVAENLHGNLSGTLSGKIHMHADMTPKLDDSEIDLSIEVLKGRLENYAPMKSLADYFQDKNLAKIHFDSLQNNLKMKNGELTVPKMGINTSLGYLELSGKQDAKMNMEYFVSVPLKMVTDAGFKKLFKKKREEVSEDQEDAIQYRTDKMRFVTVKIAGKSTDFSVSLSKQKKHKTR, encoded by the coding sequence ATGTATTTAATTATTACACCGATACTTCTTTTCTCTTTAGTCGTAGCCGTTGTTTATTGGAAACAAGATGCTTTGGTTCAAGAACTTCTTACAACGTTAAATAAAGACTTCAAAGGAGAAATCAAAATTACAGATAGTCATGTCTCTCCTTTTGCCAATTTCCCTCATATTTCCATAGACCTAGAGAATTTACGGATTTATGAAGATAAAAATGATCGAAAAAAGCCAATTATAAAAATACAAGACGTTTACGTCGGATTCGATTTATGGACTATCATTTCAGGCAAAACAGAGATGAAATCCATTAAAGCTAAAGACGGAAAAATAATTCTAACACAACATCTTGACGGAAGTTTAAACCTATTAAATGCCCTTTCATCCAACAAAAAAGCAGAAGAAATTGAAGAAGAATTGCACTTGGATTTAAAGTCAATTGTATTGGATAAAATAGATATCCAAAAATACAACGAAGCCAATAAAGTTCTGATTGATTTAGATATCGAAAAAGCTACCAGTAAGTTCAAAATGATTGATGAAGTTATTGATGCCAAATTGAACAGTAAATTTCAATTATCAATTACACAAAGGGGGAAACCAACTTTCATTCAACACAAACACTTGCAATTCGATACAGAAATATTGTTTGATCAAGTGAGTAATTTACTGTCCATTAATCCCACTGAAATTCAACTTGAAAACTCCTTTTTTGGAATTGAAGGAAAAATAGACATTGCCCATGAAATGGATTTGGATTTGAAATTACATGGTGACAAGCCAAATTTCAACCTATTTATTGCCCTAGCTCCCAATGAACTCATTAAAGTCTTTGAACAATATGAAAATCGGGGAAAGCTTTTTTTCAATGCTTCCATTAAAGGAAAAACACTGAATGGTCAAATGCCTGCAATTCGAGCAGATTTTGGATGTAAAGATGCTTTTTTCAGTAATGAATTGACCCATAAAAAAGTAGATGGAATTCGCTTCAAAGGTTATTTTACCACTGGTGAAAAACGCACAATGGAAACGATGGAATTTGGAATCTCAGATTTCAGCGCACGACCAGAAACAGGAAAATTTACCGGATTGATTAAAGTTTCAAACTTCAACGCTCCAAATGTCGACATGAAACTCATATCAGATTTCAAACTCGATTTCTTGGCAAAATTCATCAATTCTCAAGAACTAACGGGATTGAAAGGAAATGTACAACTCACCATGAAATTCAAAGATATTATCGATTTGAATCATCCAGAGAAAAGCATTGAAAAACTCAATGAAGCTTATGAAAGCAAACTTGTTGTGAAAAACTTGTCTTTCAATTCGAATAAATTGCCTTATAAAATCCACAATATTGACGTGATGGCTCACATGGATGGACATTTGGCAAAAATTGATCATTTCAACATGCGTGCTGGGAGAAGTGACGTTTCCATTTCTGGACATATCAGTGATCTTCCCGCAATTATTCATCACTCAAATATTCCAGTAACTACAAAATTAAATGTGGTTGCAAAACGCTTAGATATTGGCGAACTATCCAAAACCGATGCTTCGTCTAAACCTGCAGCAGATGAAGAAGTGACTAATTTGCATGCTCAATTCAAATTCATTACCAGTGCAAAAGCAATCACCGAATCTCCTACTCTTCCAATTGGTGAATTTTACATCGATGATTTGTACGCAAAATTGAAACACTATCCGCATGTATTACACGATTTTCATGCAGATGTGATTATACGAGAAGACAATTTCAAAGTCGTTGATTTTACGGGGCAAATCGACCAATCCGATTTCCATTTCAATGGGGGAATCACGAACTACAATTTGTGGTTTGAAGACAAATTGAATGGAAATACCACACTTGATTTCCAGTTGAATTCCAACAAACTAAAACTAGAAGATTTACTCGTTTACAAAGGCGAGAATTTCATTCCTACAGATTATCGTCACGAAGAATTGGATCAGCTAAAGTTTCACGGAAATGTAGCCTTGCATTTCAATCACGGACTACAATCAACCGATTTACAGCTCGACCACTTCGCTGCAAAAATGAAAGTTCATCCTTTGCGAATTGATCGATTAGACGGCCGATTTCACTTAGAAAACGAGCATTTAATTGTTCAGCAAATGGATGCTAAAATTGGAAATTCGGATGTACACTTAGACCTGAATTATTACTTGGGAAAAAATCAAGAGTTGAAAAAACGCGACAACTTGATTCATGTAACTTCAAACAGATTAGATATCGATCAATTGGTAAATTATTCTGAACAAGCTCCAAAAACTACTGAAGCAACAAGTGCATCTCCTAAAACAGATCACGACAATGTTTTTAGTATTTATGATGTTCCTTTCCCTGAAATGGAATTTAGCTTGACTGTAAACGATTTGAAATACCACAAGTATCACATCACCAAATTAAACACTCAATTTCACACGAAAAGTAATCACTACGTTTCTTTTTCGAAATGCGATTTACATGCTGCTGGTGGCGAAATTGGTATGACTGGTTATTTTACTGCTACGGATAAAAAGCACATTTACTTGCGTCCGCATCTGAAGATTAAAAATATTCAATTGGATCAATTGCTGTTGAAATTCGATAATTTTGGTCAGGATCATGTAGTTGCCGAAAATCTACATGGAAATCTTTCAGGAACCCTAAGTGGCAAAATCCACATGCATGCCGATATGACACCAAAACTAGATGATTCCGAGATTGATTTAAGCATTGAAGTACTCAAAGGAAGATTGGAAAACTATGCACCGATGAAAAGTTTAGCCGACTATTTTCAAGATAAAAACTTAGCCAAAATTCACTTTGACAGTCTTCAAAACAACCTGAAAATGAAAAATGGAGAATTGACCGTTCCAAAAATGGGAATCAATACTTCATTAGGATACTTGGAACTCTCAGGCAAACAAGATGCAAAGATGAACATGGAATACTTTGTCAGTGTGCCGCTAAAAATGGTCACCGATGCTGGATTTAAGAAACTTTTCAAGAAAAAGCGGGAAGAAGTTTCGGAAGACCAAGAAGATGCTATTCAATACAGAACAGATAAAATGCGTTTTGTAACGGTAAAAATTGCTGGAAAATCAACTGATTTCTCTGTGAGTTTGAGTAAACAGAAGAAACACAAAACGAGGTAA
- a CDS encoding acetyl-CoA carboxylase biotin carboxylase subunit, whose product MKKVLIANRGEIARRVIRSLKKMNIATVAIYSDADANAPHVHEADEAVYVGKSPSSESYLQQDVILKYCKELGVEGIHPGYGFLSENAGFARKVKEAGIKFIGPSPEAMELMGDKLSAKQAVKNYNVPLVPGVDEAITDVEAAKKIAAEVGFPILIKASAGGGGKGMRLVENVGEFEEQMKMAQSEARSSFGDDAVFIEKFVTKPRHIEIQVFADQLGNVVYLFERECSIQRRHQKVIEEAPSAILSPELRKKMGEAAVAVCKACNYEGAGTVEFLLDAELNFYFLEMNTRLQVEHPVTEEITGTDLVEWQVRVARGERLPKLQDELSIHGHSIEVRVYAEDTLNGFIPDIGTLNRYRRPRKDLARVDDAFEEGMEVPIYYDPMIAKLVVWAETREEAIDKMIVAINNYQISGLKTTLDFGKFVMMHPAFQSGDFDTNFVKHYFQDPTVMWDMFKDEKQALEAGIEKIWGDLTEKANKNAASRNITSTWKLHAH is encoded by the coding sequence ATGAAAAAAGTACTTATTGCAAATAGAGGTGAAATTGCACGAAGAGTAATTCGCTCACTGAAGAAAATGAATATTGCTACTGTAGCTATTTATTCGGATGCGGATGCAAACGCACCACATGTTCATGAAGCTGATGAAGCTGTTTATGTGGGGAAATCACCATCGTCTGAATCTTATTTGCAACAAGATGTAATCTTAAAGTATTGCAAGGAATTGGGCGTGGAAGGAATTCATCCAGGATATGGGTTTTTATCTGAAAATGCAGGTTTTGCAAGAAAGGTAAAAGAAGCTGGAATTAAGTTTATTGGTCCATCTCCAGAAGCAATGGAATTGATGGGGGATAAACTTTCAGCAAAACAAGCAGTTAAAAATTACAATGTTCCTTTGGTTCCTGGTGTTGATGAAGCAATAACGGATGTTGAAGCAGCGAAAAAAATTGCAGCAGAAGTAGGTTTTCCGATTTTGATCAAAGCATCTGCCGGAGGTGGTGGAAAAGGAATGCGTTTGGTTGAAAATGTAGGTGAATTTGAAGAGCAAATGAAAATGGCTCAAAGTGAAGCGCGCTCTTCTTTTGGTGATGATGCTGTTTTTATTGAGAAATTCGTTACGAAACCAAGACATATTGAAATACAAGTTTTCGCAGATCAATTGGGAAATGTTGTTTACTTGTTTGAACGGGAATGTTCGATTCAACGTCGTCACCAAAAAGTAATTGAAGAAGCTCCTTCCGCAATTTTATCACCCGAATTGCGAAAAAAAATGGGGGAAGCGGCAGTTGCTGTTTGTAAAGCATGTAATTATGAAGGTGCAGGGACCGTGGAGTTCTTGTTGGATGCTGAATTGAATTTCTATTTCCTAGAAATGAATACGCGTTTGCAAGTTGAGCATCCTGTTACCGAAGAAATTACTGGAACAGACTTGGTTGAATGGCAAGTAAGAGTTGCAAGAGGTGAGCGTTTACCTAAATTACAAGACGAATTAAGCATTCACGGGCATTCAATCGAAGTACGTGTCTATGCAGAAGATACCTTGAATGGATTTATTCCGGATATAGGAACATTGAACAGATACCGCAGACCACGAAAAGACTTAGCTCGTGTGGATGATGCGTTTGAAGAAGGAATGGAAGTTCCAATTTACTATGATCCAATGATTGCTAAGTTAGTTGTTTGGGCAGAAACACGTGAAGAGGCTATTGATAAAATGATTGTTGCGATTAATAATTACCAAATTTCAGGATTGAAAACAACCTTGGATTTTGGGAAATTTGTGATGATGCACCCTGCATTTCAATCAGGTGATTTCGATACGAATTTTGTAAAACATTATTTTCAAGATCCAACTGTGATGTGGGATATGTTCAAAGATGAAAAACAAGCCTTAGAAGCTGGAATTGAAAAAATTTGGGGTGATTTGACAGAAAAAGCGAATAAAAATGCTGCTTCCAGAAATATCACTTCGACTTGGAAATTACACGCGCACTAG
- a CDS encoding translocation/assembly module TamB domain-containing protein translates to MAKVLKILGRIVGISFEWVLLVLILFAFAIRTSQFQTYLGTLATNFLSKELGTEMRIGKIDIVFFDKIYLKDIFVEDQTGDTLASLEQIMVRVKGFDLGGESINLSSVGLIKGRVEIERDSLNGDYNYEFIADYFSGKKSNKPKSEPPKVTIENIDIETVTVSYDDYRKTYNEFGMDYDHLHFNNVILHIAQFKEEEGILSFQVQQLQTQEKCGFWLNKFFANAIIDPDKGLLLSDVAINTSRSTVYASKLNFLMNSLKGFNDFEDSVAFDAVLDSSRVSFRDISIFATALEGMNEVVSLSAVVTKEVKNLQIQGLDFRFGTRSIIRGDYSLPDFRNISTSSFQEQIDYALIDFTDVESIKMPKDSGLKRIDFDKMVDRLEFAEVKNTYLRGSVNQFKIKSDRLQCVLGSVQLDNELTFNKLKEGGYSFNRSLDENYDILIDSFNLAKFLDNPTFGNVAGQVYLSGIVGQKDMIRLETLEGDISKFHLNDYNYSNIKVTNGSFINNVLDANLNINDPNLVLAFDGKIDVSKVQKFDFNIEIDKANLGHLNFDKDPESSFVGKLDLDLKGTSIDTYEGLINASEIEFIEQGKKLTLPDLSLYIERNVENDRFEIRSDIIDADITGKINFTTVPIAVNNGLSDAFPSYFSPKKFPKGLSSQDHFDVNATVKNSKDFLNIFVPQLDVAYGTVVKIQLDSKEHHQLLNLQSSKISYAKLMNDKSDAFMTNVSLNQEFTKGTGSLTLIAGKSQLRDSLDVENIELTLNGTKNVYETDLIWNKDVANTSDFDFIFDVREAGSFDFEVKPSYFSVKNNRWDIKNSAQLSYSKNELKMTSLKLERDSQYLSLDGVLSEKEEDYLNVVANELHIGEFTSLLGASFKMEGNLDGKARIATPFTEIKMDGDFVLNDLFLEGQEVGDVHVNGIWVDLEKKIILNGDLKYKDLQTFDFNGFVLPYKEKDNIDFDLEFKDMNLAFANVFMDPDVISGIDGYLKGVIKAKGSIDAPEITGNLLLKKGELKVGILGTHYQLSGPLKFDGENDGIYGNFPVTDDAGNVAFARASIFHNDFKDFSVHFDFAFDESVSGFRDPTSNRQLLPVSKFMVLNTGYKEGTIYYGKAFATGNASISIEQGNTEIKVTAVTEKGTEVNLPMYGAKEISEFDFIDFSKDTLGKQKELDLSGVDLKLDITATPDAAIRLILNDQTNEEIRAKGSGNLVLEVDQFDQIKMTGQYTINSGQYDFALSGIKKTFEIDNPSTITWMGNPYDANLAIKAYYKVNASLDELNREQIGGASTTKSEVRCVLNIGQTLSNPSITLDIEVPNVSESGKSVLAKIRSDKDEMQKQFFTLLLLNRFQGVGGTGNGSYGAVAEVITQQINAALDQLSKDVKMNVGYNDNAVTGDKNFQFGLERAVGKNKNFVLKSSLGVSNNTSTGTSTNSLIGSFNAEYLINPDGSFRVSIFNESNDKGILSNKDKGDFTQGIGLHYEESFNNFSESRIIEFFANIFRKKNKVNNSKRKNRVPVDYIPGQGQAIPVQKEEKTEPEPDTVPKPLP, encoded by the coding sequence ATGGCAAAAGTACTCAAAATACTAGGTAGAATAGTAGGGATTTCTTTTGAATGGGTACTATTAGTACTCATACTTTTTGCTTTTGCTATTCGTACCAGCCAATTTCAAACCTATTTAGGCACTTTAGCAACTAATTTTTTATCCAAAGAATTGGGTACGGAAATGCGCATTGGAAAAATCGACATTGTTTTTTTTGATAAAATTTATTTGAAAGACATTTTTGTTGAGGATCAAACGGGAGATACCCTGGCTTCATTAGAGCAAATAATGGTTCGAGTGAAGGGGTTTGACTTGGGAGGAGAATCTATCAATCTTTCAAGTGTTGGATTAATCAAAGGACGTGTTGAAATAGAGCGAGATTCGTTGAATGGGGATTACAATTACGAGTTTATTGCAGATTATTTTTCAGGTAAAAAGTCTAATAAACCAAAATCAGAACCACCGAAAGTAACCATTGAGAATATTGATATTGAAACGGTTACTGTTTCCTATGACGATTACAGGAAGACCTACAATGAATTTGGAATGGATTATGATCATTTGCATTTTAATAATGTGATTCTCCATATTGCTCAATTTAAAGAAGAGGAAGGTATTTTATCCTTTCAGGTTCAACAGCTTCAAACACAAGAGAAATGTGGGTTTTGGCTGAATAAATTTTTCGCAAATGCCATCATTGATCCAGATAAAGGTTTGTTATTGAGTGATGTAGCTATAAATACATCTAGATCAACAGTATATGCTTCTAAACTGAATTTTTTGATGAATTCTTTGAAAGGATTTAATGATTTTGAGGACAGTGTTGCTTTTGATGCTGTTCTTGACTCTTCAAGGGTGAGTTTTAGGGATATATCCATATTTGCGACCGCTCTGGAAGGTATGAATGAGGTCGTTTCCTTGAGTGCAGTAGTAACTAAAGAAGTCAAAAATCTTCAAATTCAGGGGCTGGATTTTCGTTTTGGGACAAGAAGTATTATTCGAGGAGACTATTCGTTACCTGATTTTAGAAATATTTCTACATCCTCGTTTCAAGAACAAATTGATTATGCATTGATTGATTTTACGGATGTAGAATCAATCAAAATGCCAAAAGATTCAGGCTTGAAAAGAATCGATTTTGATAAAATGGTTGATCGACTTGAATTTGCGGAGGTAAAAAACACTTATTTAAGAGGTTCTGTAAATCAGTTTAAGATAAAGAGCGATCGATTGCAATGTGTTTTAGGATCTGTTCAACTCGATAATGAACTTACTTTTAATAAGTTGAAGGAAGGTGGGTATTCTTTTAATAGAAGCTTGGATGAAAACTATGATATTCTGATAGATAGTTTTAACCTCGCGAAATTTTTGGATAATCCAACTTTTGGAAACGTTGCTGGTCAAGTTTATTTGAGTGGAATCGTCGGTCAGAAAGATATGATTCGATTGGAAACCTTAGAGGGCGATATATCCAAGTTTCATTTAAATGATTATAATTATTCAAATATTAAAGTGACAAACGGATCGTTCATTAATAATGTTTTGGATGCTAATTTGAATATTAACGACCCCAATTTGGTTTTGGCTTTTGATGGTAAAATTGATGTTTCTAAGGTTCAAAAGTTTGATTTTAATATTGAAATAGATAAAGCGAATTTAGGACATTTGAATTTTGATAAAGATCCTGAATCGTCATTTGTTGGAAAATTGGATTTGGATTTAAAGGGAACCTCAATTGATACCTATGAAGGATTGATTAATGCAAGTGAGATTGAATTTATTGAACAAGGAAAGAAATTGACATTACCTGATTTAAGTTTGTATATCGAACGCAATGTGGAAAATGATCGATTTGAAATAAGAAGCGATATTATAGATGCCGATATTACAGGTAAGATTAATTTTACTACGGTACCAATTGCTGTAAATAATGGACTTTCGGATGCTTTTCCATCTTATTTTTCACCTAAGAAATTTCCGAAAGGACTGAGTTCTCAAGATCATTTTGATGTGAATGCAACGGTTAAAAACTCGAAGGATTTTCTGAATATTTTTGTTCCTCAATTAGACGTTGCTTACGGTACTGTTGTTAAAATTCAACTTGATTCAAAGGAACATCACCAATTATTGAATTTGCAGTCTTCGAAAATTAGCTATGCCAAATTGATGAATGATAAAAGTGATGCCTTCATGACGAATGTTTCATTAAATCAAGAATTTACTAAAGGAACAGGTTCATTGACTTTAATAGCGGGCAAATCACAACTTCGGGATTCATTAGATGTTGAAAATATTGAATTGACATTAAACGGAACAAAAAATGTGTATGAGACTGATCTAATTTGGAATAAAGATGTCGCAAATACATCAGACTTTGATTTTATTTTCGATGTGCGTGAAGCGGGTTCTTTCGATTTTGAAGTGAAACCGTCCTATTTTTCAGTAAAAAACAACAGGTGGGACATTAAAAATAGCGCACAATTATCCTATTCGAAGAATGAGTTGAAAATGACAAGTTTGAAATTAGAAAGAGATAGTCAATATCTTTCTTTGGATGGTGTTTTGTCAGAAAAAGAAGAGGATTATTTGAATGTTGTTGCAAATGAACTCCATATTGGAGAATTTACTTCTTTATTGGGAGCTTCTTTTAAAATGGAAGGGAATTTAGATGGTAAAGCTCGAATTGCGACTCCTTTCACTGAAATTAAAATGGATGGTGATTTTGTTTTGAATGATTTATTTCTGGAAGGACAAGAGGTTGGAGATGTTCACGTAAATGGAATTTGGGTAGATCTGGAGAAGAAAATTATCTTGAATGGTGATTTGAAATATAAAGACCTGCAAACGTTTGATTTCAATGGTTTTGTATTGCCATATAAAGAAAAGGATAATATCGATTTTGACCTTGAATTCAAGGATATGAATTTAGCGTTTGCAAATGTATTTATGGATCCAGATGTTATTTCTGGAATTGATGGATATTTGAAAGGGGTTATTAAGGCCAAAGGAAGTATAGATGCACCTGAAATAACAGGTAATTTGTTGCTCAAAAAAGGAGAGTTAAAAGTGGGGATTTTAGGTACTCATTATCAATTAAGCGGTCCCCTAAAGTTTGATGGCGAAAACGATGGTATTTATGGTAATTTTCCAGTAACAGATGATGCAGGAAACGTAGCTTTTGCGAGAGCTAGTATTTTTCATAATGATTTTAAAGATTTTTCTGTGCATTTCGATTTTGCTTTTGACGAATCTGTTTCAGGATTTAGAGACCCCACAAGTAATAGGCAATTGTTGCCAGTGAGCAAATTCATGGTCTTAAATACAGGCTATAAAGAAGGGACTATTTATTACGGAAAAGCATTTGCTACAGGTAATGCAAGCATCTCCATTGAACAAGGAAATACGGAAATAAAAGTAACTGCTGTTACTGAAAAAGGGACAGAGGTTAATTTGCCAATGTATGGAGCCAAGGAGATTAGTGAGTTTGATTTCATCGATTTTAGTAAAGATACCCTTGGGAAACAGAAAGAACTGGATTTATCGGGAGTTGATTTAAAATTGGATATAACAGCAACTCCAGATGCAGCTATCCGATTAATTTTGAACGATCAAACCAATGAAGAAATACGAGCGAAAGGTAGCGGAAATCTCGTTTTAGAAGTAGATCAGTTTGACCAAATTAAAATGACTGGACAGTATACTATTAATTCTGGTCAATATGATTTTGCACTGAGTGGAATCAAGAAAACTTTTGAAATAGACAATCCAAGTACCATTACTTGGATGGGAAATCCGTATGATGCCAACTTGGCAATTAAAGCATATTACAAAGTAAATGCGAGTTTAGATGAATTGAATCGAGAACAAATTGGTGGGGCATCCACTACAAAATCAGAGGTTCGATGTGTACTAAACATTGGGCAAACACTATCAAACCCTTCAATCACTTTAGATATAGAAGTGCCAAATGTGAGTGAATCGGGTAAGTCAGTTTTGGCTAAAATTCGTTCAGATAAAGATGAAATGCAGAAACAATTCTTCACCTTGCTTTTGTTGAATAGATTCCAGGGGGTTGGTGGAACAGGAAATGGAAGTTATGGAGCGGTAGCTGAAGTAATCACACAACAGATTAATGCTGCTTTAGATCAGCTTTCAAAAGATGTGAAAATGAATGTAGGGTACAATGACAATGCCGTAACAGGGGATAAAAATTTCCAATTTGGACTAGAACGTGCTGTTGGAAAAAATAAAAATTTCGTATTGAAAAGTTCCCTGGGTGTTTCCAATAACACTTCAACAGGAACTTCCACCAATTCATTGATTGGAAGTTTTAATGCCGAGTATTTAATAAATCCAGATGGATCTTTCCGAGTGTCTATTTTCAATGAATCAAATGACAAAGGAATTTTAAGTAATAAGGATAAGGGGGATTTTACACAAGGTATCGGTTTGCATTATGAAGAATCGTTTAATAATTTCTCAGAATCTCGAATTATCGAATTCTTTGCCAATATTTTCAGAAAGAAAAATAAAGTGAATAATTCGAAACGGAAAAACCGTGTTCCTGTAGATTATATTCCTGGCCAAGGTCAGGCAATTCCTGTACAAAAAGAAGAGAAAACGGAACCTGAACCAGATACCGTTCCTAAGCCTTTGCCATAA
- the tsaD gene encoding tRNA (adenosine(37)-N6)-threonylcarbamoyltransferase complex transferase subunit TsaD, whose amino-acid sequence MSHKPLVILGIESSCDDTSAAILKDDTILSNVTASQAIHEQYGGVVPELASRAHQQNIIPVVDAALKKASIQLKDIDLIAFTQGPGLMGSLVVGTAFAKSLSLAINKPMVAVHHMHGHILAHFINEGTPKPHFPFICLTVSGGHTQLVQVNSPVEMIILGSTIDDAAGEAFDKTAKILGFPYPGGPLIDKFAKEGNTTAFIFAKPQVDGYNFSFSGLKTSVLYFIQKEVAKNPNFIAENRADLCASIQATILEILFKQLRKVAKDTGITEIAIAGGVSANSGLRAKLEAEGKEKGWNVYIPKFEYCTDNAAMIAIAGKFLAENNDFADQQISANARLPFVKP is encoded by the coding sequence TTGAGTCATAAACCGTTAGTTATTCTTGGAATTGAATCATCGTGTGATGATACTTCCGCTGCTATACTCAAAGATGATACCATTTTATCAAATGTAACTGCCAGTCAAGCAATTCACGAGCAATATGGTGGTGTGGTCCCTGAATTAGCTTCCAGAGCGCATCAGCAAAACATAATCCCTGTTGTTGATGCAGCACTAAAAAAAGCGTCAATTCAACTGAAAGATATTGATTTAATTGCATTTACACAAGGTCCCGGATTGATGGGTTCTTTGGTTGTAGGAACAGCTTTTGCAAAATCATTGAGCTTGGCAATTAACAAACCGATGGTTGCTGTTCATCACATGCACGGGCATATTTTGGCTCATTTCATCAACGAAGGAACTCCAAAACCTCATTTTCCATTCATCTGTTTAACCGTTTCAGGAGGGCATACTCAATTGGTTCAGGTTAATTCACCTGTTGAAATGATTATTTTAGGATCCACAATAGATGATGCTGCCGGAGAAGCTTTTGACAAAACAGCAAAAATCTTAGGTTTTCCCTACCCAGGCGGACCTTTGATTGACAAATTTGCCAAAGAAGGAAATACAACCGCGTTTATCTTTGCCAAACCACAAGTTGATGGCTATAATTTTAGTTTTAGCGGATTAAAAACCTCCGTTCTTTATTTTATTCAAAAGGAAGTGGCTAAAAACCCAAATTTCATTGCAGAAAATAGAGCTGATTTATGTGCTTCTATTCAGGCTACAATTTTGGAAATCTTGTTCAAACAGCTTCGAAAGGTTGCTAAAGACACTGGAATAACCGAAATTGCAATTGCTGGAGGTGTTTCTGCAAATTCAGGGTTAAGAGCTAAATTAGAAGCTGAAGGCAAAGAAAAAGGATGGAATGTGTATATTCCAAAATTTGAATACTGTACGGATAACGCAGCCATGATTGCCATAGCTGGAAAGTTTCTAGCAGAAAACAATGATTTTGCGGATCAACAAATAAGTGCAAACGCTCGATTACCATTTGTAAAGCCATGA